In Rhineura floridana isolate rRhiFlo1 chromosome 4, rRhiFlo1.hap2, whole genome shotgun sequence, the sequence GTCAAAGAGCAAGAAAATTAATTCTGCACACACAACCTTGCACTGCAAAGTATCTTGCCGCTCAAGCAATAACACTGAGCAATAccacatatataaaataatagATCTAGCTGTTAATAGAGCAAATGAATAAAACAGACACAATTTTCTTCCTTCCCAATGCTTCCTACATTTCCTAATCTCTCTCTCATGCTTCTCTAACAATGAAACTCTATAGactaaaaaaggaaggaagggggaagagagagagacagggagaaatTTGTTCAGACCTTTGACAGGAAGCAAGTTAAGAATGCTTGTACTTGTATCCAAGATCAAAGTCTGCCCTCTTTCTACTGTGACATTATCGCCATCTTGTGGTGGGTGTCCATGAAGCCATCTGATGGTCTTTGACCAGTGTCCACAAAATTTAAGAGGGAAGGtgctctaaaaatgaaacaaagcaaAATGTTTAGCAATATGAACTTTTTTGAGAGAAAACATACTTAACTGGTTAGATCACAGCATTTTTATCTGACATGCCCTGCCCTTCAAGTGATATGGTCATAAACTCAAGAAGATGGAGGGAGGTATGGTTATACATTCTTCTTTTGCAGGACACGTAGGTATGAACTAAAGGCAAAGCCTAAAACTCCAAGGATCAGCTGGACTGACATCTCCACATCAGAGCAGCCAGGAAAGGCCAGCTATCATGTCTGAGAAAACCAAGAAAGGGAGAAGAGAAGGTGAAGATATACCATCACATGCCTGCTTTCCTGAAGTAGCTCCCAGTTCCACCTTTGACTGCTTCCTCATATTCAGAGGAACAACatattttctgtgtgtgtgtttagttttttggtgtgtgttttgtttttgaattcagtatcttaaaagagagagagagagagaaatcttatAGGCTCATTTATTTTAtggtttaatttttaatttaatttaatttatagttTAAATTTTAACTTTCAATGATAAGTACACCACATAAAAGGAATTTGTGTATACTATATCAAGTTTTTGAGAAGTTCTTTTGTAGTGCCGCATCAATATCCCTCAGTAGTTGGGAGTCACACATGAATGAACTGAAAGTTGTGTCAAACTGCATGTCCACAACTTTCTATACAAAATTCAGAAATTAAAAAAAGACAACACTGTAATAATGGAGGTTTTCCCATTGCATTGGTTCTAGGTCAGAAATTCAGTACTCCAAAATCCAGGGAAGCACACTAGATGAAAAGAATTTCTGCAATTTTGATGGTTTAATTGTCTTAAATGGAATtacttttgttttggtttttcattttatattttaataggttttaatgtattttcatgcTTTCACTGTAAAGGTGTGTAAACTACACTGGGATCTCCTTAATGAAGGGCAGTTCAGAAATTGTATAATGAAAATTTGGAAGTATTCCTAATTATAAGGAATTTCCTGAATGCAGTAAACATGCATGATGTGGGTGAAAGGTATTTGTTCTTAGCCTCCAATATACTGTTTTCAATCTTTTTGAAGATTGATTTTgaggagtggtgtgtgtgtgtgtacatatgaaACTGCCCAGACCTTTGCTAAAATGATAAAAAGCCAAAAATGATTGGGGGGGGAGACCTAATAGGTACCACAGTGTTTGTAGAATCATTTTATGAAACACCTGTTACCAGTTGTTTCCAATGGCATGGTACTTACGTCTTCAAAAATTTCATTATTTCTTATCCACTTAATTTAATAACACAATTGCCTTTCCCTCTGAAGCTTAAACATTGGTTCCGAACGGAAGTTGTGAATAGCAGAACTATTAATTAGCAGTCTTACTTTTAAAAGCATTATAAAATCACAAGGATAAGTTCAGGGCAGAATGTAGTCAGATCTGCATCAGATTAAATATAATTCAGTGTATACCTGCATGGAGCCCAGACAGACTAATAGTTTCTGAACTGCAGAAGAGGACATTCATAGTGCTCATATGGTAGAAGAAGTGATGTCAATGTAGGGCTCCTCTGTGACACATTGTTCCTGCTTTAAGGAGAACTGTTTCTAAGGAACAGGAGCATGTGATGTGCAGGTACAGAAACTGACAACAGCATACATTATTAACAGAGCAGGTGATGGCTTTTGAAGTAAAGCTGCTGCAAAGTCTAAGTTAGCACACCTACATTGAGAGTGCAAATACAAGGAATAACAGGAGTGGAACTGAAGGGAGGTACATACTGGGCCCTTCAGATGGCATCTTGAAGAAAGTGgttatgccaccctgagctcctaatgggagaaaaaggtaaaggtaaaggtgtccccgcacttatagtgcgagttgtttccgactcttagggtgacgtcttgaaacgtttactaggcagtctactaggcagaccgtatatatggggtgggattgccagttccttccccagcctttctttaccccccagcctatgccaggtactcattttaccgaccacgggtggatggaaggctgagtggaccttgaccccttttaccggagattcgacttcctccttccgttggaatcgaactccggccgtgagcggagcttcggctgcgttaccgccgcttaccactctgcgccacggagggtcatactgggagaaagggcaagatataaatcaaataaataaataaataaacagcaatacACAAAAGCAGAgatttagtatttttaaaaataaataagcactTAAGGACAACAGTGAAGTCATCTCTTTTTTGTGGGAAGAACATTGTTCTTTTTCAAATATTAAATCACTTAACACATAATATTCAGAGCTATAAACAGGCCTTTTGGCTGGTATTAAAGCCAAGGGAACTAGAAGCATAGCAAAGAAGTAACTTATTCCTTATCGTACAATGCTAAGAATAATAAAGGACATTTCACACATTACATCAAGAAGGTAGTAGCTCCAACTATCATTTTATAACTTGCACTTATAAAACCGCTAGCATCAGTCGCTATGTGGCAAGTTAACCATGGATCATTGCCTTTTCTAATCTCAAAACCACTTactccctgtgctcctgctgggagaaagggcgggatataaatcaaataataaataaatatactgctAGCAGTCTGACTATATAAAGTTTTcctttagcagagagagagaacagctaAGTAGAGAGAAGCTAAATTAGGAGAAGCTACACTTGAGAAGCACACAGTCTGCAAATTATCTTCAAAGTTACCTTATAGAATGATGTGGAAATtttcattaatattttatttatttattgcatttgcatgtatatactgccccatagccgaagctctctgggcagggtATAAGATAGGAGAAGTCACATTAAAATCATTTAATTAAAAACACTATAGGGTAAGGCAAGTGATATTTAGTACACTATCTctgcagagaaaaggaaagagaTGCTCACGGGCAAGAGCACTGAGTGAAGATGTGTATTCAAGTTTGAGAATGTGAGCactaacacacacatgcaccacacacacacaaatatagatATAGCTCACACAAACATGAAGAGGGGGTGAAACCACAGAGCTACACTTGTGGAAGAAGAGTGTAAAAGGATAGCGGCTATAGGAGACTGACATGGCTATACTCTATTATCATCCTCAGTAACATTGTCTGAAGACAACAGATGCAGGAAAAAAATGTTCAGAAGGCAAGGCCTGGTGCGTCCCTGAGCCATATGCATTCCAAACCTTTAGTGGGCATCTCATTAGGACTTCAGTAGGTATGAAAAATAAGAAAATAGGTGCCATGTCTGGAATCTACTAACTGGATAAATTGTTTCATGTCGTTTCATGATAAGGCTGACTCttggcttggggaacattgcttttttaaaaaaaaatcagctcaaACATGCCTGAGGAAATAAACACCTTCCCAGCCTAGGGGTGATCTTGcatttttaaagctgaaaataGTAAGGACTCTGCCTTCAAGATAGATGCAAGGACAGACAATGTAGGGGTCATAAGACATAtggcacttttaaaaatgttctgtgcTATTTGTCAGCGTAACGTTTACTACATAGTCCCCAGCATGTGAGCACATAAAAATCCTAATTCTTCATAATGAAAGAGCATTCCATTAATTCCATTATACAGGTGAAAATGTTTAAACCTACCCAAGAGTGTAAACAAGAAGGTATCTGGCACACGTCCACCTTATTGGAATCAATAGGATCTAGAACTTTATTAGAGTGATATGCAGACATACAGAAACTCTTTCAGCTCCTCAAGCTAGTGCCGCAGTTGCTGGATCATCTTTATATTTTAAGCTACACAAGTTTTAAAAGCACTCTAGTTTTTCCTGTTATTAATTGTGGTCCATACCAGGAGGTACAGATTGTTTGGGGCAATGGGAAATCTTTAAGTAATAATATATTGCCACTCCCCCATCTGGCCTTGCAAGAGCAAACAAGTGAAACTACAGAACATTAAAGCCAAATCACAGAGACTGACATAGCGTaagacagcctccccccccccaccctaTTGCATTGACAGATTGCCATTTAACTAGCAAGCATGGAGCAAGTGTTCCTGTTCCCAGTCACCAGTGAGGGACAAGGTTAACATTTTAAGTGATGGAATACAGTGAATATATTTCCCCATGCCAGAGATCCAGGACTCCAACACTACCTTTCAGAACACTTAATTTCAGTGATGGAATACATGGTGCGTACTTTCCAGGCTGTGAACTCTTGACAGCTTCTCAGATTAATACACCAGAGAGATTTGCTTTCCCCTAGCCCTCCCCTTACCCACCTGAAGGGAAGCAAAATCACATCTTCAGAGAtgtcaaaaaaagggggggggttggCTTCATTTTTGTTGCCAAGTTGCCATTTTCAAGGAATGTATTCACAGCCATCTGTTCTAATTATTCCTAGAGTGGCCACCACATTCTTGCAACAATAGAAATAATTATCCCCTTAAGGACACAAAAATATTTAGAGAAGGAAACAAAAGTTGATTATTTTTAGCTCTTagggaaatgttttttaaaaaagtgattccCTAGTGAAGAAGCAATTAGGAAGGTAACCATAATTTAAAAAGACAAAGTAATGTCTACATCACCCTCCCGCACACACTCCAAATATGTATGCAAACCTTTGGGCTTATTAACAAAAAATGTAAGAGACATTACATCTcttaccaaaaaaaccccacccatcTTTCAGTGCTCTGATCTAAAAAAGGATGTTCATCAAGAACGACAAGGCTGATAGTTAATCCTCCCACACATACTGGGAGCAGGCAGTTTGTAACAGGCATCGCTGCTGTCATTACTATTTCAATATATACTATTAGTTAGTTATTTCATTTGTTAGCCGCCTCATACCCaatggtctctaggtgacttaaaACAGATTGAAAAACATGCAATATGAAACAGAttgaaaacatacaagacaaattttaaaatatacaataaaaaaaccttaaaattaaaacaagaatAACTAAGACAGCACACATTAAGGGCCAAAGGCCTAagtgaagaggaaggtctttgctgtCACCTAAAGACAgataaagaaggcaccaggcatacctccctggggagagcattccatagccaggggggctaccactgaaaaggcctcttCTCATGCTGCCACTCTCCAAGCCTCtcatggagggggcacacaaagaagggtctctgatgatgaatgcagggtccGGATTAGTTCATAAGGGAGAGGCAACCCCTGAGATAATTGAGGTCCTGAGCCTCATAAGGctctataggtcaaaaccagcactttgaattgagccctgaAACTAATTGGTAtccagtgcagccatgccagaattggtgttatgtgctcagactgaCTCAACCCATTCAATAATCTGGTCACTGAATTCTTCACACATTACGGTTtttggactgtcttcaaaggcaaccccacgtatAACACCAGACAGTAGCATTGTTCTAAAGGTGGCTTGGACACGTTGTCCTGTGCTCAGCTTGCTGCTCTGCTTTGTGTTTTGTGCAGTCTTAGGCAAGTGGGGACCATGACTGAATTTGATAAATCACAATCTGTGCAGGCCTATTTTACTTGCTTCTAGAATattctgggctgggctgggctgggctacCTATCCCTTACACTATAGCATATGGGTTGGAGAAGGGATGGAAGACATTggttggtgccagttcaaaagcattctgttgacctaacaggctggtatcaatttgagtttgttctttgtccactagctgctgatTTACCAATccagtttttccccctcacacttaatattgatattaatatcaatattttaaaggaaatattaatatattgaaaggaaatatcaacaaatgaaaggaaatattgatcaaATGATCATTCATAATGTTGATATTCtagaggtgggtttttttaaaaaaaaacttttcgtAACTATCTGCAAAAATcgttacataaaaatctgatcgaCAACTACAGAGTatgagtgaattaatggaaaacttGGTACCAGtccaaattgggcggaattctagcacatccttagcTTGGTGGAATGTAGCCACTAACAGTTTGTGAAACAATTAAGGCTCATTTAGTGCATGTATGTATCATCTCCTTAGGGCTGTTTGACCCAAGACAATTTATAAATAGTTGTGTTAAATTTACACATGGCCATTTGTTCCCTGCTATTCTTTTTTAAATGAGCATAGATCACAGAGGAAACCTTCAGCGTAGGGGCACATTCTTCAAAACTATCATCCAAGTACTATTTCTAATTTGAGTCCTAAAGGGAACTAAGGGAAGATCTTATGGGGAAAGGACATTAGA encodes:
- the LOC133382823 gene encoding fibrocystin-like isoform X2; this translates as MFNFSTYNASVAVLCSLTCSLEDKEDDCKEPGAALIQCDIQIRASAYVVTAATSCQYLCDDSTCSSSLSNKASVNSPNIHFTGLFISPKVERDEVLIYNSSCNITMETEAEMECEGPNQPITAKITEIWKEWGQNTQSTFPLKFCGHWSKTIRWLHGHPPQDGDNVTVERGQTLILDTSTSILNLLPVKGLNKFLPVSLSSPFLPFLVYRVSLLEKHEREIRKCRKHWEGRKLCLFYSFALLTARSIILYMWYCSVLLLERQDTLQCKVVCAELIFLLFDIP